In Arthrobacter sp. CJ23, the genomic window TAATCGGTGAGTCCGGCGGCCCGTTCAACCGCGGTGTGCTTTTCAACGCCGGAATCAAACAGGCACCGGCGGACTTCACGGTGTCGGTCGCTGTCGCTTCGTTGGTCATGGGCATTCTAGGAATGCTTCTGGTCAATGTCGTGATCGGCATCCTGCTGGCAGCGGCCACGCCATTCCTTGCAAGGTTGTTCCTGGCGATCCTGACAGACAAACGCCGGGCCAAATTCGAAGCTCAGCTCAGTGACACCATTCAGATGCTGATCGGCGGCCTGCGCGTTGGCCACAGCGTCATGCGCTCCATTGAGGCCGCCGCAAACGAGTCTGACGCTCCCACATCGGAGGAATTCTCGCGCATCGTGAACGAGACACGGGTTGGCAAGGATTCACGCCAGGCAATTGATGATTCTGCTGAACGCATGGACAGCGAGGACTTCCGCTGGATCGGCCAAGCTATCCAAATTAACCGTGAAGTGGGCGGCGACTTGGCCGAAGTACTCGAACAAGTAGCCGGAACCATCCGGGAACGGAGTGAAATCAAGGGCCATGTGCGCGCGCTGAGCGCGGAAGGCAAGATGTCGGCCTACATCCTGATGGCCATGCCCGTTCTTGTCGGTCTGATCCTCTCCATGATTAATCCTGGCTATATGTCTCTCTTCATCGAGACACCCATCGGAATCGCGATGCTGGTGGCAATAGTCGTCCTCTTCGTGGTCGGCGGCTTCTGGCTAAGCC contains:
- a CDS encoding type II secretion system F family protein, whose amino-acid sequence is MDSPLFFASAVTLCLGALLLLIFVVLKPRYGAIPAERRRIGSQPDQSGIGRVSQSAVTLVDGVIGESGGPFNRGVLFNAGIKQAPADFTVSVAVASLVMGILGMLLVNVVIGILLAAATPFLARLFLAILTDKRRAKFEAQLSDTIQMLIGGLRVGHSVMRSIEAAANESDAPTSEEFSRIVNETRVGKDSRQAIDDSAERMDSEDFRWIGQAIQINREVGGDLAEVLEQVAGTIRERSEIKGHVRALSAEGKMSAYILMAMPVLVGLILSMINPGYMSLFIETPIGIAMLVAIVVLFVVGGFWLSRIVKIKF